In Terriglobia bacterium, the genomic window GATACGGATTCTCGTACGGATCGCCGAGGGTGGCCTTGGCGCGCACCGCGGCGGCGATGGAGAGGCCGTCGAGCGCCACGCCGTTCCAGCTACCGTGCTGGACGCGCCAGCCGAGAATAGCCTCGTTGCCGGTCAGTCCAACCTCGCCGTTGGCGAAGCACTGTCCGGTATAAACGTCGGCGGAACGGGTCTCGATGTAATCGCCGGAAATCCGCTGCGCGAACGCAGGAGCGCACAGGACGACGATCAGCAGTGCGATAGAGATCAAAGCAAGCTTTTTCACAGGAGAACTCCTCACCCAAGAGGGTTGAGGATATTTTACTCCGCGAGGAGCTAAAGTTCGGGGCAATCGCAAAACACTGTTGGCGAGCCCACGCTCGTGGGGTAAATTACAGCCTGAAATCCCGGTGCGTAAACGAAGAACAAAGATGACCATTTCCGCAATTATGCGGAAGGTGAAGTCGTACAACACCACTCCGGAGGTGCTGTTGCGACGATCATTGACCCAACGTGGTCTGCACGTCAGTCGCAGGAAACTCTTGCCGGGCAAGCCGGATGCAGTAATTAGCCGTCACCGGGTGGCCGTTTTCGTCGACGGCGATTTTTGGCATGGAAACCAGTGGCACCGGCGCGGCCTTGATAGCGTTGAAGAGCAGTTTGCGCGCCTCGCGTCTAAGGCTTACTGGATACGAAAAATTCGTCGCAACATGGACCGGGATTGCCGTGTAACAGATGCTCTCTTCCAGAGTGGTTGGCACGTGATCCGATTTTGGGAAAGCGACATCACGAAGAACACAGAACGGTGCGCAGAGATGGTAGCGACCAGCATCACTTGTGATCCATTAGTTCGGTTACGTGCCGCTTTGGCAAAAAGGACGGTTGCCGAGTTTTTTGCCGGCATCGGGCTAATGCGTCTTGGCCTACAGAAAAATGGCTGGCGCGTGGCGTTCGCCAATGATATCGATGAGCAAAAGAGACAGATGTACCTCGGTCATTTCAAGAATGCTAATGACCATCTGTCCCCTAAGGATATTCATCTCCTTTCGAGCGATGATGTTCCCGATGTTAGTCTCGCGACCGCCTCATTTCCGTGCAATGACCTCTCACTCGCAGGTGCACGCGGTGGCCTTAGCGGCAAGAATTCCTCAGCGTTTTGGGGATTCGTTCAGGTTCTTGAGGGCATGGGCGAGCGCCGCCCGCCTCTTGTGCTGATTGAGAATGTGCCGGGATTCTTGACCTCGCATGGTGGTCAGGACTTCGAGCGCGCACTTCTATCCCTGAACCGCCTCGGGTACGGAGTTGATCCCTTCGTTATCGATGCCGTTTCATTTGTACCCCAGAGTCGCCAACGCATGTTCATTATGGGCGTCAACAGAGTCATTGTTGACACCCTCCGTTCACCTGAGCCATTTCTTTTCGCCGAAAGTGAAATCCGCCCCAAACCTCTGGCGAAGTTCATCATCGATCATCCGGAGATACATTGGGCATTACGAAAGCTTCCGAAGCTGCCGGAAGGGGGCAACCGGTTAGAAGCGGTCTTGGAAGACTTGCAGGACGATGGCAGCGAGTGGTGGTCTGAAACGCGCGCGACCTACTTGTACAACCAGTTTAGTCCCAAACATAAGGCTGTCGCCGATCGCATGATCAAGGGGCGCAAATGGAGTTATGGCACAGTATTTCGTCGCATTCGTAACGCCAAATCGATGGCCGAACTACGTACGGACGGAATTGCGGGATGTCTA contains:
- the dcm gene encoding DNA (cytosine-5-)-methyltransferase, producing the protein MTISAIMRKVKSYNTTPEVLLRRSLTQRGLHVSRRKLLPGKPDAVISRHRVAVFVDGDFWHGNQWHRRGLDSVEEQFARLASKAYWIRKIRRNMDRDCRVTDALFQSGWHVIRFWESDITKNTERCAEMVATSITCDPLVRLRAALAKRTVAEFFAGIGLMRLGLQKNGWRVAFANDIDEQKRQMYLGHFKNANDHLSPKDIHLLSSDDVPDVSLATASFPCNDLSLAGARGGLSGKNSSAFWGFVQVLEGMGERRPPLVLIENVPGFLTSHGGQDFERALLSLNRLGYGVDPFVIDAVSFVPQSRQRMFIMGVNRVIVDTLRSPEPFLFAESEIRPKPLAKFIIDHPEIHWALRKLPKLPEGGNRLEAVLEDLQDDGSEWWSETRATYLYNQFSPKHKAVADRMIKGRKWSYGTVFRRIRNAKSMAELRTDGIAGCLRTPRGGSGRQILFKAGYGTYQARLLTPKECARLMGADDFVISGSLNQALFGFGDAVCVDVIGWIALHYLNPIVSESLRFTVALSNK